One genomic segment of Hordeum vulgare subsp. vulgare chromosome 2H, MorexV3_pseudomolecules_assembly, whole genome shotgun sequence includes these proteins:
- the LOC123427197 gene encoding putative disease resistance protein At3g14460, with the protein MICPKEKAITKKWEKQNCTLLHHFLTGSIYLCKPNYGTTSSMDWLLTTGLSATAGAWGAHAGLGDEVDRLRSVLSRVHALVERAEQWRFANPGVADLLARLKDAGCDAEDLADELATDEKQASQSLFPSVSGFLRGLVTGAADRTRGVRSRLEYASTDLERALAAMDAAGKATPRRAFRETSSFAGRPLVLGRDREREDVVRLLLNPVRALDSGGGGGSSSSSAKRRKSRDGVAVLAILGMGGVGKTTLAQVVYNDQRVQDHFDLRMWVCLPESPDVILVTKAIIESATKGAAAQTGLGNLDSLQVVLRDLVSSKRFLLVLDNVWCEDSLEFQTLVAPLKFGHPGSAILVTGRSCKVADAAGAVELLCLNGLPEEAYWELFKQYACGDEDPAGHPELVAIGKKIAHRLKGSPLAAKTVGGALSSDMSTKHWNIVMASGLWELEQGAGGILPALRLSYQYLPAHLKQCFTFCAIFPKGHIFGKETLIDMWIAEGFISPQGDFGNNCLKELLSRSFFQQHIFSDSCFVMHDLMSDLAQSLSIDECFCLTDERCLPKIPSTIRHLSVCTKYLELSKFLELGRYTKLRSLLILGMSGQDLSCSLDILFDKLSNIRVLVLRECVIKELPRNIGNLKLLRYIDISYTKIQWLPDSISQLSNLQILNVLNVPLKNHPKGLTRLANLRKCYMNEPITSVMSNTSNLTSLENSLVFEIPKGQGHRIAELKDMTQLTETLHVTNLENVVNDDALKAKMNTKAHLQRLILEWSSSEVGTVESSDAKCSEESIIVESLQPHPNLESLKLRHYSGIQTPSWLQAGNLCCLCELSLSNCQFLTEITSLPSSLRRLHIIRCRNLRSLDECLQPQSLQGITEVTVMNCSKLALLPVERFRDFASLCVLEIQNCPELPPTRKLTLPPSTEELLMRSCGHVDASLPSCLHNLPSLVSLIIYSCPNLLSLPAEVVSQLRSLRGMYVDNCSSLQSFGGLHHLSSLINLHIVDCPRLTDLDPSMFLDVGEGQGLQKLECLTSSSTHLLGLMMRGTMPALKTLVLYQSTDSMVVHGPRSKKLCWCFPSVQELLFQDCGNLVALPEELYTLSTLQFLRIFNCPKIRSLPHTGLPVSVRTLSFEKCHPLLEEQLKKLKFSYNTA; encoded by the coding sequence ATGATTTGTCCAAAAGAAAAAGCAATTACGAAAAAATGGGAAAAGCAAAACTGCACCCTTCTCCACCATTTTTTGACAGGGTCCATCTACTTGTGCAAACCCAACTACGGAACTACCTCCTCCATGGATTGGCTCCTGACCACCGGCTTGTCGGCCACCGCCGGCGCGTGGGGCGCCCACGCAGGCCTCGGCGACGAAGTGGACAGGCTGCGTTCCGTGCTATCCCGCGTCCACGCGCTCGTCGAGCGAGCGGAGCAGTGGCGGTTCGCCAACCCCGGCGTCGCGGATCTCCTCGCCCGGCTCAAGGACGCCGGCTGCGACGCCGAGGACCTCGCGGACGAGCTCGCCACGGACGAGAAGCAGGCGAGCCAGAGCCTTTTCCCATCCGTGAGCGGTTTCCTGCGCGGATTGGTCACCGGCGCGGCGGATAGAACCAGAGGCGTCAGGTCTCGGCTCGAGTACGCGTCCACCGACCTGGAGCGGGCCCTCGCCGCGATGGACGCGGCCGGCAAGGCGACGCCGCGGCGCGCGTTCCGGGAGACGAGCTCGTTCGCCGGGAGGCCCCTGGTTCTCGGCAGAGACCGGGAGCGCGAGGACGTGGTCCGTCTGCTTCTGAATCCAGTCCGTGCCCTGgattccggcggcggcggcggcagcagcagcagcagcgcgaAGCGACGGAAGAGCCGTGACGGCGTGGCCGTGCTGGCGATCCTTGGCATGGGCGGCGTGGGGAAGACCACTCTGGCGCAGGTTGTGTACAACGACCAGAGGGTGCAGGACCACTTCGACCTGCGGATGTGGGTTTGCCTGCCGGAATCGCCGGACGTGATTCTGGTGACCAAAGCGATCATAGAGTCGGCGACCAAAGGGGCGGCGGCGCAAACTGGCCTTGGCAATTTGGACTCGCTTCAGGTGGTTCTCAGGGATTTGGTCAGTTCCAAGAGGttccttcttgtccttgacaatgtcTGGTGTGAAGACAGTCTAGAGTTTCAGACGCTCGTGGCACCACTGAAGTTTGGGCATCCTGGAAGTGCCATCTTGGTGACCGGTCGCTCTTGCAAGGTTGCGGATGCCGCCGGAGCGGTGGAGCTGTTGTGTCTGAATGGATTACCGGAGGAGGCTTACTGGGAGCTGTTCAAGCAGTATGCATGCGGTGATGAGGATCCTGCAGGCCATCCTGAATTGGTGGCCATTGGCAAGAAGATTGCCCACAGGCTCAAGGGCTCCCCTCTTGCTGCCAAGACTGTCGGTGGGGCACTGAGCTCTGACATGAGCACAAAGCATTGGAACATAGTCATGGCAAGTGGGTTGTGGGAGCTTGAGCAAGGTGCCGGAGGGATTCTCCCGGCTCTCCGACTGAGTTACCAGTACCTCCCGGCACACCTCAAGcaatgcttcacattctgcgcgaTATTTCCAAAAGGGCATATCTTTGGGAAGGAGACTCTGATTGACATGTGGATTGCAGAAGGCTTCATCTCGCCTCAAGGTGACTTTGGGAACAATTGCTTGAAAGAATTGCTCAGCAGGTCCTTTTTTCAGCAACACATATTCAGCGACTCATGTTTCGTCATGCATGACCTGATGTCTGATCTCGCACAGTCACTCTCTATCGATGAATGTTTTTGTCTGACTGATGAAAGATGCCTTCCGAAAATCCCTTCAACCATTCGCCATCTGTCAGTGTGCACAAAATATCTTGAACTGAGCAAGTTTCTTGAATTGGGTAGATACACAAAACTGCGGTCGCTTTTGATTCTCGGTATGTCTGGGCAAGATTTGAGTTGCTCACTTGATATTTTGTTTGATAAACTGAGTAATATCCGCGTGCTGGTGCTACGGGAGTGTGTGATCAAAGAGCTCCCTAGGAATATTGGCAATCTAAAACTTCTCCGGTATATCGATATCTCTTACACAAAGATCCAATGGTTGCCTGACTCCATTTCTCAATTAAGCAATCTACAAATTCTGAATGTACTGAACGTCCCTCTGAAGAACCATCCCAAAGGCCTGACTAGATTAGCCAATCTGAGGAAATGTTACATGAATGAACCGATTACTTCGGTGATGAGCAATACAAGCAATTTGACATCACTCGAGAACTCGTTGGTATTTGAAATTCCGAAAGGACAAGGGCACAGAATTGCCGAACTGAAGGACATGACACAGCTGACTGAAACTTTACATGTTACGAATCTTGAGAATGTTGTGAATGATGATGCTTTAAAAGCCAAGATGAACACAAAAGCGCACCTACAACGGTTAATTCTGGAATGGTCCTCAAGTGAAGTAGGTACTGTGGAATCCAGCGATGCTAAGTGTTCAGAagaaagcattattgttgaatcACTTCAGCCTCATCCCAACCTTGAGAGTTTGAAATTGAGGCACTACAGTGGCATCCAGACACCATCTTGGTTGCAAGCTGGAAATCTGTGCTGTTTGTGTGAGCTCAGTCTCtccaactgccagttcctaactgaaatCACCAGCCTCCCTTCTTCCCTTAGGAGGTTGCACATCATACGATGCAGAAACCTGAGGAGTCTCGACGAGTGTCTACAGCCACAGAGCTTGCAGGGAATCACCGAAGTAACTGTTATGAACTGCTCAAAACTAGCATTGCTCCCTGTGGAAAGATTTCGGGACTTCGCTTCTCTTTGCGTATTGGaaatacaaaactgtccagagcTTCCACCCACAAGGAAACTGACCCTGCCACCATCTACAGAAGAGTTGCTTATGCGGTCATGCGGCCATGTCGATGCATCACTTCCATCCTGCTTGCACAACCTGCCTTCACTAGTAAGCTTGATTATATACAGTTGCCCTAACTTACTGTCCCTTCCAGCAGAAGTAGTTTCGCAGCTGCGATCACTCCGAGGGATGTATGTCGATAACTGCAGCAGCCTGCAATCCTTTGGTGGATTGCACCACCTCTCTTCACTCATCAACCTGCATATTGTGGACTGTCCTAGGTTGACAGACCTTGATCCCTCGATGTTTCTCGACGTCGGCGAAGGCCAGGGGTTGCAAAAGCTGGAGTGCCTAACCAGTAGTAGCACACATCTCCTTGGCCTGATGATGAGAGGCACAATGCCTGCTCTTAAGACCCTTGTCCTATACCAGTCCACGGACTCCATGGTCGTTCATGGTCCTCGCAGCAAGAAGCTGTGTTGGTGTTTCCCGTCGGTGCAAGAGCTGTTGTTCCAGGACTGTGGGAATCTTGTTGCACTCCCTGAAGAGTTGTACACTTTGTCGACTCTCCAGTTCCTGCGGATATTCAACTGTCCAAAGATTCGGTCGTTGCCACATACGGGCTTGCCGGTCTCCGTGAGGACATTGTCGTTCGAGAAGTGCCACCCGTTGCtggaggagcagttgaagaagctCAAGTTTTCTTACAATACGGCGTAG
- the LOC123427198 gene encoding protein LOW PSII ACCUMULATION 1, chloroplastic isoform X1, giving the protein MLALPKYTPTCSLQRMHSNLAFRKPGKLKRSGSSLPTRPSVGLSSPSLAHLAVAIAATNRVAVKKAEEKRGKSYPPSQPEAPVCCTQRQRQRTCGSMTMAARPIPSPSPPATVSLPAPLLFLPPTSRKPSASLSLSSSGRARRGARCSAANKPSPPPSAAPGNEVSGGSSSSMAKIRSEVLSPFRSVRMFFYLAFMASAGLGSLIALTQLLPALGNPARAAGVPETLKGLGIDVAAVAVFAFLYSRDRKASDAQVARLTREENLSRLKLRVGDGGRVVPLSELRGSARLVIVAGPAEFVAESFRRSRPFLKDLMERGVLVLPFPTDGNAPALEFGEDADGGEAEDDEVARKSRRLWQLTPVYTSEWAKWLAEQKKMANVTPDSPVYLSLRMDGRVRGSGVGYPPWQAFVAQLPQVKGMWSGLFDGMDGRV; this is encoded by the exons ATGCTGGCACTGCCAAAATACACACCAACTTGTTCTCTCCAGAGAATGCACAGCAACTTGGCATTCAGAAAGCCAGGCAAACTCAAGCGAAGCGGCAGCAGCCTGCCTACAAGGCCAAGCGTgggcctctcctctccttcccttGCCCACCTTGCTGTTGCGATTGCCGCCACAAATCGAGTGGCGGTTAAAAAAGCAGAGGAGAAGAGAGGGAAATCCTACCCTCCGTCGCAGCCAGAGGCTCCGGTCTGCTGCACGCAGCGCCAGCGCCAGCGAACCTGCGGCTCCATGACGATGGCCGCGCGGCcgatcccctccccctcccctccggcCACCGTCTCCCTGCCCGCCCCACTGCTCTTTCTGCCGCCGACTTCTCGGAAGCCGTCGGCCTCTCTCTCCTTATCCTCCAGCGGCAGAGCACGCCGCGGCGCCCGGTGCTCCGCCGCGAACAagccctcccctcccccttccgCCGCTCCGGGCAACGAGGTAAG cggcggcagcagcagctccATGGCCAAGATAAGGAGCGAGGTGCTGTCCCCGTTCCGGTCGGTGCGCATGTTCTTCTACCTGGCCTTCATGGCCAGCGCGGGCCTGGGTAGCCTCATCGCGCTAACGCAGCTCCTCCCGGCGCTGGGGAACCCGGCGAGGGCGGCGGGGGTCCCGGAGACGCTCAAGGGCCTGGGAATCGACGTGGCGGCCGTCGCCGTCTTCGCGTTCCTCTACTCGCGCGACCGCAAGGCCAGCGATGCGCAGGTGGCCAGGCTCACGCGGGAGGAGAACCTGTCGAGGCTCAAGCTCCGCGTGGGCGACGGCGGCAGGGTGGTGCCGCTGAGCGAGCTGAGGGGCAGCGCGCGGCTCGTCATCGTCGCCGGCCCCGCCGAGTTCGTCGCCGAGTCGTTCCGCCGGAGCAGGCCGTTCCTCAAGGACCTCATGGAGAGGGGCGTGCTGGTGCTGCCCTTCCCCACGGACGGCAACGCGCCGGCGCTGGAGTTCGGCGAGGACGCCGACGGCGGGGAGGCGGAGGACGACGAGGTGGCCAGGAAGAGCAGGAGGCTCTGGCAGCTCACGCCGGTGTACACATCCGAGTGGGCAAA ATGGTTGGCCGAGCAGAAGAAGATGGCGAATGTGACGCCTGATTCCCCTGT GTACCTGTCGCTGAGGATGGACGGGCGCGTCCGGGGCAGCGGCGTGGGCTACCCGCCATGGCAAGCGTTCGTGGCGCAGCTGCCGCAGGTCAAGGGGATGTGGTCGGGTCTTTTTGATGGAATGGACGGGAGAGTCTAG
- the LOC123427198 gene encoding protein LOW PSII ACCUMULATION 1, chloroplastic isoform X2 → MAKIRSEVLSPFRSVRMFFYLAFMASAGLGSLIALTQLLPALGNPARAAGVPETLKGLGIDVAAVAVFAFLYSRDRKASDAQVARLTREENLSRLKLRVGDGGRVVPLSELRGSARLVIVAGPAEFVAESFRRSRPFLKDLMERGVLVLPFPTDGNAPALEFGEDADGGEAEDDEVARKSRRLWQLTPVYTSEWAKWLAEQKKMANVTPDSPVYLSLRMDGRVRGSGVGYPPWQAFVAQLPQVKGMWSGLFDGMDGRV, encoded by the exons ATGGCCAAGATAAGGAGCGAGGTGCTGTCCCCGTTCCGGTCGGTGCGCATGTTCTTCTACCTGGCCTTCATGGCCAGCGCGGGCCTGGGTAGCCTCATCGCGCTAACGCAGCTCCTCCCGGCGCTGGGGAACCCGGCGAGGGCGGCGGGGGTCCCGGAGACGCTCAAGGGCCTGGGAATCGACGTGGCGGCCGTCGCCGTCTTCGCGTTCCTCTACTCGCGCGACCGCAAGGCCAGCGATGCGCAGGTGGCCAGGCTCACGCGGGAGGAGAACCTGTCGAGGCTCAAGCTCCGCGTGGGCGACGGCGGCAGGGTGGTGCCGCTGAGCGAGCTGAGGGGCAGCGCGCGGCTCGTCATCGTCGCCGGCCCCGCCGAGTTCGTCGCCGAGTCGTTCCGCCGGAGCAGGCCGTTCCTCAAGGACCTCATGGAGAGGGGCGTGCTGGTGCTGCCCTTCCCCACGGACGGCAACGCGCCGGCGCTGGAGTTCGGCGAGGACGCCGACGGCGGGGAGGCGGAGGACGACGAGGTGGCCAGGAAGAGCAGGAGGCTCTGGCAGCTCACGCCGGTGTACACATCCGAGTGGGCAAA ATGGTTGGCCGAGCAGAAGAAGATGGCGAATGTGACGCCTGATTCCCCTGT GTACCTGTCGCTGAGGATGGACGGGCGCGTCCGGGGCAGCGGCGTGGGCTACCCGCCATGGCAAGCGTTCGTGGCGCAGCTGCCGCAGGTCAAGGGGATGTGGTCGGGTCTTTTTGATGGAATGGACGGGAGAGTCTAG